From Synergistota bacterium, one genomic window encodes:
- a CDS encoding LptF/LptG family permease, with translation MDRYIVQSLLPPFLFGVGVFTVLLVAGDVLFYLANLVVNQGLSIWVAIKLFLYKLPEVVVMTFPMSMLLATLLAFGKMSSHGEMIALRSIGVSFGRILIPVIVMAVLVALFSFTFNETVVPLTRKAVANLLEREFGRRAPSLKEDVFFRDMESGELRRVIYVSRMDAKAGYLRGVIIQEFESRRLRRIITAEEGLIDDGSWVLNDGRIYNLDRDGKVTTVGNFKRQVMALSFSRSRVDSTAKEPQEMTLKELKGNIELLKAQGVPSRRLEVRYNQRFAIPWASVVFVLVGAPLALTHHRTSSSVGVGLSVLIIFVYYVLLSLGQAFGDAGEVPPSLAAWLPNLILGGVGTVLCLRAPT, from the coding sequence GTGGATAGATATATAGTACAATCTCTTCTTCCTCCTTTTCTTTTCGGAGTGGGGGTTTTCACCGTCCTCCTAGTAGCGGGGGACGTTTTATTTTATCTTGCTAACCTTGTTGTTAATCAAGGTTTAAGCATATGGGTTGCTATCAAGCTTTTCTTATATAAGTTACCTGAGGTCGTTGTTATGACCTTCCCCATGTCAATGCTTCTTGCAACCCTTTTAGCCTTTGGCAAGATGTCCTCCCATGGAGAGATGATCGCCTTGCGTAGCATAGGCGTAAGCTTTGGAAGGATTTTAATTCCAGTTATAGTTATGGCCGTATTGGTCGCTCTCTTTTCCTTTACTTTCAATGAAACTGTAGTTCCCTTGACGAGGAAGGCTGTGGCAAACTTGCTGGAAAGGGAGTTTGGAAGAAGGGCTCCATCCTTGAAGGAGGATGTCTTTTTTAGAGATATGGAAAGTGGGGAGCTTAGGAGAGTTATATACGTTTCTCGGATGGATGCAAAGGCCGGATACTTAAGGGGAGTTATAATCCAGGAGTTTGAAAGCAGGAGATTAAGAAGGATAATAACCGCAGAAGAGGGCCTTATAGATGACGGTTCTTGGGTATTAAACGATGGAAGGATCTATAACTTGGATAGGGATGGGAAGGTTACCACGGTAGGTAATTTTAAAAGGCAAGTCATGGCCCTTTCCTTTTCTAGATCACGCGTAGATTCTACTGCTAAAGAGCCGCAGGAGATGACCTTAAAGGAGCTTAAGGGAAACATAGAGCTTCTTAAAGCGCAGGGTGTGCCTTCGAGGAGGCTTGAGGTAAGGTACAACCAGAGATTTGCTATACCGTGGGCAAGCGTGGTATTCGTTTTGGTGGGAGCACCTTTGGCCTTAACTCATCATAGAACTTCCTCATCTGTGGGTGTAGGTTTAAGCGTATTGATAATTTTCGTTTATTATGTTTTACTTTCTTTAGGGCAAGCCTTTGGAGATGCAGGGGAGGTGCCTCCTTCCCTTGCGGCCTGGCTTCCTAATCTGATTCTAGGAGGGGTGGGAACGGTACTATGTTTGAGGGCACCGACGTGA
- a CDS encoding lipid-A-disaccharide synthase-related protein yields the protein MSLKFLLSSIYELLSRTYHFLYDAQLLSSEKLPAKVISVGNITSGGTGKTPFVFYLAKRLSLHHKVAILSRGYKGKREGSFGLVSDGRKVILDALEAGDEAYLLAKSLRGVPVLVGKDRLFSGRFAVSFLGAQVLILDDGFQYRPLKRDLDIVLIDALDPFGGGKLLPQGLLREPPLALLRADVIVITKASMVSTSILKELKATLRRLNPRACIFTADYKATGLRELFGAKKLWLEGEPVYALCALGNPESFVKHLESVGLKVSFARFFPDHHRYSEEELREVEREALSIGANFIVTTSKDEVNMPPNFKPSIPFLVSEVELELNESESFWKRVEEALTYKVLVLSNGHGEDAIATKLCHLLEKEGFKPYAFPLVGDGRTFTVPVLSPPAILPSGGIVKYYFRDLLRDIKAGLIKILWRQFKALRRQRNFDKYICIGDFFLVAFTRFALGVRPVFLGVAKTVYIRGYFSFEKHFLRKWCEIVLTRDPETAKELSKRGVRAFYWGNPIMDALDIKGITLSLDSPIVAILPGSREQAYRDLPMLLETVYLLTQSNGKLGFLMIPASSIKLEKVREIALSVGWQFTEENPPFWGALRKGDAKIFITFELGDALSSSTVVLGLAGTANQQAAGLGKPVVSVDDKGKRIQKKLLGGAEVLVPYDPQALREALYNILKNREVYEKMSREGKKRMGEKGALEKLISYLKGERGKGF from the coding sequence TTGAGCCTTAAGTTTCTTCTATCTTCAATTTACGAGCTTCTTTCAAGAACATATCACTTTTTATACGATGCTCAGCTTCTATCCTCGGAAAAGCTACCTGCTAAGGTTATCTCTGTAGGAAATATTACAAGCGGTGGGACCGGTAAGACCCCTTTTGTTTTTTACCTTGCAAAAAGGCTTTCTCTTCACCATAAGGTTGCCATATTAAGCAGGGGTTACAAGGGTAAAAGGGAAGGGAGCTTTGGCTTAGTGAGCGATGGCAGAAAAGTGATATTAGATGCTCTTGAGGCAGGGGATGAAGCCTATCTTCTCGCTAAGAGCCTCAGGGGAGTTCCTGTATTAGTGGGTAAGGATAGGCTTTTTTCCGGAAGATTTGCTGTAAGCTTTTTAGGGGCTCAGGTTCTTATACTTGATGATGGTTTTCAATATCGTCCTCTCAAAAGAGATTTGGACATAGTATTAATAGATGCTTTAGATCCCTTTGGGGGAGGAAAGCTCCTTCCTCAAGGGCTTTTAAGGGAGCCTCCTTTAGCCTTGTTAAGAGCGGATGTGATAGTAATTACCAAGGCTTCAATGGTATCTACCTCTATCTTGAAGGAGCTTAAAGCTACCTTAAGGAGGCTTAATCCTCGGGCCTGTATTTTTACCGCTGACTACAAAGCGACCGGCTTAAGAGAGCTCTTTGGGGCGAAAAAGCTTTGGCTTGAAGGTGAGCCTGTTTATGCGCTTTGCGCTTTAGGAAATCCGGAATCTTTCGTGAAGCATTTGGAGAGTGTGGGTCTTAAAGTGAGCTTTGCCCGCTTCTTCCCTGATCACCATAGATATAGCGAGGAAGAGTTAAGGGAGGTTGAAAGGGAGGCCCTTTCCATAGGGGCTAATTTTATAGTTACCACATCTAAGGATGAGGTTAACATGCCACCCAATTTTAAGCCTTCTATTCCATTTCTCGTTAGCGAAGTTGAGCTCGAGCTTAATGAGAGCGAGAGTTTCTGGAAGAGAGTAGAAGAGGCTCTAACATATAAGGTTTTGGTTTTATCAAATGGGCATGGAGAGGATGCTATAGCCACTAAACTCTGTCATCTTCTTGAGAAGGAAGGGTTTAAACCTTATGCCTTTCCTCTGGTTGGAGACGGTCGAACCTTTACCGTTCCCGTTCTTTCTCCTCCTGCTATTCTTCCAAGCGGTGGTATAGTCAAATATTACTTTAGGGATCTTTTAAGGGATATAAAGGCTGGTCTTATCAAAATATTATGGAGGCAGTTTAAGGCTTTAAGGAGGCAGAGGAACTTCGATAAGTATATCTGTATAGGGGATTTCTTTCTTGTAGCCTTTACGAGATTTGCCTTAGGGGTAAGGCCTGTCTTCCTTGGCGTTGCTAAGACAGTTTATATACGTGGCTACTTCTCCTTTGAGAAGCATTTCTTGAGGAAATGGTGTGAGATAGTTTTAACTAGAGATCCGGAGACCGCAAAAGAGCTTTCTAAAAGAGGCGTAAGGGCCTTTTATTGGGGCAATCCTATAATGGATGCCTTGGATATAAAGGGGATAACCTTATCCCTTGATTCTCCGATAGTGGCTATCCTTCCTGGGAGCAGGGAACAAGCCTATAGAGATCTTCCGATGCTTCTTGAAACCGTTTACCTTTTGACCCAATCTAACGGTAAGCTTGGATTTTTGATGATTCCTGCGTCCTCTATTAAGCTTGAGAAGGTTAGAGAGATAGCCTTATCGGTAGGTTGGCAGTTTACTGAAGAAAACCCGCCCTTCTGGGGGGCCTTAAGAAAGGGAGATGCTAAAATATTTATAACCTTTGAGCTTGGGGATGCGCTCTCATCTTCTACGGTTGTCCTTGGTCTTGCTGGGACCGCTAACCAACAAGCTGCTGGTCTTGGTAAACCTGTAGTTAGCGTGGATGATAAAGGGAAGAGAATTCAGAAAAAACTTTTAGGGGGAGCAGAGGTTTTAGTCCCCTATGATCCTCAAGCGTTAAGGGAGGCGCTGTATAATATCTTAAAGAACAGGGAAGTTTATGAAAAGATGAGTAGAGAAGGTAAAAAAAGGATGGGAGAGAAAGGGGCACTTGAGAAGCTCATTTCTTATTTAAAGGGAGAAAGGGGGAAAGGCTTTTGA
- the lpxC gene encoding UDP-3-O-acyl-N-acetylglucosamine deacetylase, whose amino-acid sequence MQRTILRSVNVSGVGLHTGESVEVIFKPAPPNSGIILRRLDVEAREPIRVCLRECKADTMRGSVLIRDGTKIFTVEHLLSAIRGLGIDNLIIEVNGSEPPALDGSALPFVEKLLEAGLVEQDVPRRVISLSEPIWVSANDSLIAAFPHPTFKVSYTIAYDHPFLRSQFLSYELLPETFIKEIAPARTYAFKHEIDFILGRGLGKGGSLENTILIDENGVLNPMGLRFEDEFVRHKILDLIGDMALLGDWICAHIVAIKAGHALHLSLVSKILEEVDKKGAQDRYYYEGSASSLSFFIGR is encoded by the coding sequence ATGCAAAGGACTATATTAAGAAGCGTTAACGTAAGCGGGGTGGGATTGCATACGGGCGAGAGCGTAGAGGTTATCTTTAAACCCGCTCCTCCTAATAGCGGTATTATACTTAGGAGGTTGGATGTGGAGGCAAGGGAGCCTATAAGGGTCTGCTTGAGGGAATGTAAGGCTGACACGATGAGAGGTTCTGTGTTGATAAGGGATGGGACGAAGATCTTTACCGTTGAACATCTTCTTTCCGCTATAAGGGGACTTGGCATAGATAACCTTATCATTGAGGTGAATGGAAGTGAACCGCCTGCGTTAGATGGTAGCGCTTTGCCCTTTGTAGAGAAGCTTCTTGAGGCGGGATTAGTAGAGCAGGATGTCCCCAGAAGGGTGATTTCCCTCTCTGAACCCATATGGGTAAGTGCAAATGATTCTCTTATAGCGGCCTTCCCTCATCCTACCTTTAAGGTGAGTTATACGATAGCTTATGATCATCCCTTTTTAAGATCTCAGTTTTTATCCTATGAGCTTTTGCCGGAAACCTTCATTAAGGAAATAGCTCCTGCGAGAACCTATGCTTTTAAGCATGAGATAGACTTCATTCTAGGAAGGGGCTTAGGTAAGGGTGGAAGCTTAGAGAATACCATCTTGATCGATGAGAATGGGGTTTTAAACCCTATGGGCTTGAGGTTTGAGGATGAGTTCGTTAGACATAAGATATTGGATCTGATAGGAGATATGGCCTTACTTGGCGATTGGATATGTGCGCACATTGTAGCTATAAAGGCTGGTCATGCGCTTCATTTGAGTCTAGTTTCTAAGATATTAGAGGAGGTGGATAAGAAAGGTGCTCAAGATAGATACTATTATGAAGGTTCTGCCTCATCGTTATCCTTTTTTATTGGTAGATAA
- a CDS encoding ABC transporter ATP-binding protein/permease translates to MENRKSLKRVLSFIRPYISRIVLALLCMLAVAGLSLLIPWLVKDMIDKVLMEKDLKMLNLICILGIGIYFFKGLFSFGQEYLMAYVAQKLVFDLRNRLWKHLSHLSLSFFTRERGGNIISRLTNDIALIEQTLTYAVVDFVIRAVTVIGIIAFIFYINWELSLISVSLLPLTAFLIEKYSKKMRKLGRQIQDSLSSLTSIASEVIGAIKVVKAFATSDKEVERFEEANVRSLRASLKGAKLRAMLSPTVELVAAASTIFLLWYGGRKVIEGKLTPGELVAFLGYVAMIVTPLKGLSAVFGRLQQALAAADRIFEFMEIPIEVPQHEDAIDMPEIRGEVEFRGVSFSYGDELILRDINLKVKPGEVIGVVGPSGSGKTTLVDLIPRFYDPTEGVVLIDSIDIRKVKLDSLRRQIGIVSQDTVLFATTVRENIAYGKPNATFEEIVQAAKIANAHDFIMKLPNGYDTIVGERGVTLSGGERQRIAIARAILGNPRILVFDEATSALDSESEKLVQEALERVMKGRTTFFVAHRLSTLRCADRIIVLNDGRIVEEGSHEELLKKRGLYWRLYVLQGGNGEV, encoded by the coding sequence ATGGAAAATAGAAAGAGTCTTAAGAGAGTTCTTAGCTTTATAAGGCCTTATATCTCTCGTATAGTATTAGCTTTGCTTTGTATGCTTGCTGTAGCTGGTCTATCCTTACTTATTCCATGGCTTGTTAAGGATATGATAGATAAAGTCCTTATGGAGAAGGACTTAAAGATGCTTAATCTTATTTGTATTCTTGGTATAGGTATCTACTTTTTTAAGGGGCTCTTCTCCTTTGGGCAGGAGTATCTTATGGCTTATGTGGCTCAGAAGCTGGTCTTCGATTTAAGAAACAGGCTTTGGAAGCATCTGTCTCACTTGTCTTTATCCTTTTTCACAAGAGAAAGAGGGGGAAACATAATATCTCGGTTAACTAACGATATAGCTTTGATTGAACAAACTCTCACCTATGCTGTGGTTGACTTCGTTATTAGGGCCGTTACCGTTATTGGAATAATAGCCTTCATTTTTTATATAAACTGGGAGCTCTCCTTGATCTCCGTTTCTCTTTTACCTTTAACCGCCTTTCTCATAGAAAAATATAGTAAGAAGATGAGAAAGCTTGGCAGACAGATTCAAGATAGCCTTTCAAGCCTTACCTCTATAGCTAGCGAAGTTATAGGAGCCATCAAGGTGGTTAAGGCTTTTGCCACTTCTGACAAAGAGGTGGAAAGGTTCGAGGAGGCTAATGTAAGAAGCTTAAGGGCTTCCTTAAAGGGCGCTAAGCTCAGAGCGATGCTTTCTCCTACCGTTGAGTTGGTTGCTGCGGCTTCCACGATATTCTTACTCTGGTATGGCGGAAGGAAGGTTATAGAGGGAAAGCTTACCCCTGGTGAGCTTGTAGCATTTTTGGGTTATGTAGCCATGATAGTTACTCCGTTAAAGGGGCTTTCCGCAGTTTTCGGTAGGTTGCAGCAGGCTCTGGCTGCAGCCGATAGGATATTTGAGTTCATGGAGATACCTATTGAGGTTCCCCAGCATGAAGATGCTATAGATATGCCTGAAATAAGGGGAGAGGTAGAGTTTAGGGGGGTAAGCTTTTCTTATGGGGATGAGCTTATCTTAAGAGATATAAACTTGAAGGTTAAACCTGGAGAGGTTATCGGTGTGGTTGGCCCAAGCGGATCCGGTAAGACCACCTTGGTTGATCTTATACCTAGGTTTTATGATCCCACTGAGGGCGTGGTTTTAATAGATAGTATAGACATAAGGAAGGTAAAGCTTGATAGCTTAAGAAGACAGATAGGTATAGTTTCTCAGGATACCGTGCTCTTTGCTACCACCGTGAGGGAGAATATCGCCTATGGAAAGCCTAATGCTACCTTTGAAGAGATAGTTCAGGCAGCGAAAATCGCTAACGCCCATGATTTCATAATGAAGCTCCCCAACGGATATGATACGATAGTTGGAGAGAGGGGAGTTACCCTATCTGGTGGAGAGAGGCAGAGGATAGCTATAGCAAGGGCTATTCTTGGAAACCCGAGGATACTCGTTTTTGATGAAGCTACTTCCGCCTTAGATAGCGAATCTGAAAAGCTGGTTCAGGAAGCCTTAGAGCGAGTTATGAAGGGTAGAACTACCTTTTTTGTGGCTCATAGGCTTTCTACCCTTCGCTGTGCTGACAGGATAATAGTTTTAAATGATGGAAGAATAGTTGAGGAGGGAAGCCATGAGGAGCTACTTAAAAAGAGGGGTTTATACTGGAGGCTCTATGTGCTTCAGGGAGGAAATGGGGAGGTTTAA
- the lpxI gene encoding UDP-2,3-diacylglucosamine diphosphatase LpxI (LpxI, functionally equivalent to LpxH, replaces it in LPS biosynthesis in a minority of bacteria.) yields the protein MFEGTDVIGLIAGEGRLPLFIYERLQPKPVVVGLGDVDRSLKVDLLMQNADIEGVISFLKGRGVKLVFLAGKVPKTWIFDPSKLTSKSLAFLSSLKDKSDHEVLGRLVELFEREGFKIGDYRTLVKDMLAPQGSFGSREPTPEEWRDISYGFNIAKRMAAMSFGQTVVLKKGAVLAVEAIEGTDEAIKRGARYGGEGIVVVKVIKEGQDPRYDLPTIGADTLKLLRDVKASCLAVEAGMTVILDKEEVLRIASEGNIALVGVSS from the coding sequence ATGTTTGAGGGCACCGACGTGATAGGTCTTATAGCTGGTGAAGGAAGGCTTCCTCTTTTTATCTATGAAAGGCTTCAACCTAAACCTGTGGTTGTAGGTTTAGGAGATGTTGATAGAAGCCTTAAGGTTGATCTTCTCATGCAGAATGCGGATATCGAAGGGGTGATATCTTTCCTTAAAGGCAGAGGAGTGAAGCTTGTCTTTTTAGCGGGTAAAGTTCCCAAGACTTGGATATTCGATCCATCAAAGCTTACTTCTAAAAGCTTAGCCTTTTTAAGCTCTCTTAAGGATAAAAGTGATCATGAGGTATTAGGGAGGCTTGTCGAGCTTTTTGAGAGGGAAGGATTTAAGATAGGCGATTATAGAACATTGGTGAAAGATATGCTTGCTCCTCAGGGCTCTTTTGGTTCTAGAGAGCCCACACCCGAGGAGTGGAGAGATATATCCTATGGATTTAACATAGCTAAGAGGATGGCGGCGATGAGCTTCGGTCAGACCGTCGTTTTAAAGAAGGGGGCCGTTTTAGCTGTTGAAGCCATAGAGGGAACCGATGAGGCTATAAAGAGGGGAGCAAGATATGGTGGCGAGGGCATCGTGGTTGTAAAGGTAATAAAAGAGGGTCAAGACCCAAGATATGATCTTCCTACTATTGGGGCAGATACTCTTAAGCTTCTTAGGGATGTGAAAGCATCCTGCCTTGCGGTTGAAGCTGGCATGACCGTTATCCTTGATAAAGAGGAGGTTTTAAGGATAGCTTCGGAGGGCAATATCGCCCTTGTGGGGGTTTCCTCTTGA
- the asnB gene encoding asparagine synthase (glutamine-hydrolyzing): protein MCGIYGIFSLSGNLRVDPESFERAGECLRHRGPDAGGVFFDRHVALGHRRLSIIDLSQSANQPMSDEEEKLWIVFNGEIYNFLEERKRLREKGYSFRTRSDTEVILALYKERGISLLERLRGMFAFCLYDKENGSLFIARDRIGKKPLYYTIQNGFFAFASEPKVLVKAFSIPCEPNFEALNYYLSLGYIPSPLSAFKGINKLPPGSFIVVDRKGVSAPQKYWDISYEIKEGLSEEEWCEVIRGLLRESVKLRLISDVPLGVFLSGGIDSSAVTAFASEFASKVKTYSVGFTWSDYDERKYARIVADRFSTDHTEFIVSPNLEESLPWIIKYYDEPFGDSSAIPSLYISREASRSVKVILNGDGGDENFAGYERYIGFILSEKLLSIPGFRLLGGVRRIIPLTKRRGLLRKVRKFLELLSSSDSFYFYYGSMSYFKKEDFYEVLGSNWEDRKYPGEDYLRELFERFSNLSGIDRLLAVEVRSYLPEDLLVKMDRATMAFSLEGRSPLLDHIFMERMARIPPNLKLKGLKTKYIFKKALKGILPEEILNRGKMGFGVPLEHWFRGELVPFLRGSLYDGALVKGGLLRLDAVKKIVEYHIDGKSNEAHRIWLLLVLEYWWREYFEP, encoded by the coding sequence ATGTGCGGAATATATGGGATCTTTAGCTTAAGCGGCAATCTTAGGGTGGACCCTGAGAGCTTTGAGAGGGCTGGGGAGTGTCTTCGTCATAGAGGCCCTGACGCTGGAGGGGTTTTCTTCGATAGGCATGTTGCCTTAGGGCATAGGAGGCTTTCGATAATAGATTTATCACAATCCGCTAATCAGCCGATGAGCGATGAGGAGGAGAAGCTCTGGATAGTCTTTAACGGAGAGATATATAACTTTCTTGAGGAGAGAAAGAGACTAAGGGAGAAAGGCTATAGTTTTAGAACGAGAAGCGATACCGAGGTCATCTTGGCTCTTTACAAGGAAAGGGGTATATCCCTTTTGGAGAGGTTAAGGGGTATGTTTGCCTTTTGCCTTTATGACAAGGAGAACGGATCTCTCTTTATTGCTCGAGATAGAATTGGTAAAAAGCCCCTTTACTATACCATTCAAAATGGGTTTTTCGCCTTTGCCTCTGAGCCTAAGGTTTTAGTTAAGGCTTTTTCTATACCGTGTGAACCGAACTTCGAAGCCTTAAACTACTATCTTTCCTTGGGTTATATTCCCTCTCCATTAAGTGCCTTTAAAGGGATAAATAAGCTTCCTCCAGGAAGCTTCATAGTGGTCGATCGTAAGGGAGTAAGCGCCCCTCAAAAATATTGGGATATAAGCTATGAGATCAAAGAGGGCCTATCTGAGGAGGAATGGTGCGAAGTTATAAGGGGGCTTTTGAGAGAATCGGTTAAGCTCCGTTTGATAAGTGATGTTCCTCTTGGCGTTTTCTTAAGCGGCGGGATAGATTCGAGCGCCGTTACCGCCTTCGCAAGCGAGTTCGCTTCTAAGGTTAAGACCTATTCCGTTGGTTTTACCTGGAGCGATTATGATGAGAGAAAATATGCAAGGATAGTGGCTGATAGGTTTTCAACAGATCACACGGAGTTCATAGTTTCTCCAAACCTTGAGGAGTCGCTTCCCTGGATAATAAAGTACTATGATGAGCCTTTTGGAGATTCATCAGCCATTCCCTCTCTTTACATATCTCGAGAGGCCTCGCGATCCGTAAAAGTCATATTAAATGGTGACGGGGGAGACGAAAACTTTGCAGGCTATGAAAGATACATAGGATTTATCTTATCGGAGAAGCTTCTTTCTATCCCTGGCTTTAGGCTTTTAGGTGGCGTAAGAAGAATAATCCCTCTCACTAAGAGGAGAGGTCTTTTAAGAAAGGTTAGGAAGTTCTTGGAGCTTCTATCATCAAGCGATTCCTTCTATTTTTACTATGGAAGCATGTCCTACTTTAAGAAAGAGGACTTCTATGAGGTCTTAGGTTCGAATTGGGAAGATAGAAAGTATCCTGGTGAGGATTATTTAAGAGAGCTTTTTGAGAGATTTTCAAACCTTAGCGGGATAGATAGGCTTCTTGCTGTTGAAGTAAGGTCTTATCTTCCGGAGGACCTTCTCGTTAAGATGGACAGGGCTACTATGGCTTTTTCCTTGGAGGGCAGATCTCCCCTTTTAGATCATATCTTCATGGAAAGGATGGCTCGTATCCCCCCAAATCTTAAGCTTAAGGGGCTTAAGACTAAGTACATATTTAAGAAGGCTCTAAAAGGCATCCTTCCAGAAGAGATATTAAATAGAGGTAAAATGGGTTTTGGCGTCCCCTTAGAGCACTGGTTTAGAGGTGAGCTGGTTCCCTTCTTAAGGGGTTCCCTTTATGATGGAGCGCTTGTTAAAGGTGGGCTTTTAAGGCTTGATGCCGTTAAGAAGATAGTTGAATATCATATAGATGGGAAAAGTAACGAAGCTCACAGAATATGGCTTCTTCTTGTTTTAGAATATTGGTGGAGGGAGTATTTTGAGCCTTAA
- the lpxA gene encoding acyl-ACP--UDP-N-acetylglucosamine O-acyltransferase, translating into MATKIDPRAIVDPKAEIGDDVEIGPFSIIEGGVYISSGTKIGPYVNIRRGTRIGKNCIIEAHCVIGAPPQHFAYKGEESFVEIGNNVVLREGVTVHKATGLGEKTVISDNCYLMVGCHVAHNCKIGNGVIMANLVGLSGYVEVGDGAVFGGMAGLHQFVRVGERAMIGGLSKVVKDVPPYLLVDGHPAKIHGLNVVGLKRAGFSSEEREEIKRIYKFIYLSKASWKEAIDRLSEEFPGSKFAEKIKDFFLKSSRGVMRWKP; encoded by the coding sequence ATGGCTACGAAGATAGATCCGAGAGCGATAGTTGATCCAAAAGCGGAAATAGGAGATGATGTGGAAATAGGACCGTTTTCTATCATAGAGGGGGGAGTTTATATATCTTCTGGGACTAAAATAGGACCTTATGTCAATATAAGAAGGGGAACGAGAATAGGTAAAAACTGTATAATAGAGGCTCATTGCGTTATAGGAGCGCCCCCTCAACATTTCGCCTATAAGGGAGAGGAAAGCTTCGTTGAGATAGGGAACAACGTGGTTTTAAGGGAAGGGGTAACAGTGCACAAGGCGACAGGCTTGGGGGAGAAGACGGTTATAAGCGATAATTGCTACTTAATGGTAGGTTGTCATGTGGCTCATAACTGTAAGATTGGTAATGGAGTTATAATGGCCAATCTCGTTGGATTGTCTGGATATGTTGAGGTTGGGGATGGTGCCGTCTTCGGTGGTATGGCTGGCTTGCATCAGTTTGTTAGGGTTGGGGAGAGAGCGATGATAGGAGGATTAAGCAAGGTCGTTAAGGATGTTCCTCCTTACCTTTTGGTGGATGGACACCCGGCTAAGATTCATGGCTTGAATGTGGTAGGGTTAAAGAGGGCTGGCTTTTCATCTGAGGAGAGAGAGGAGATAAAAAGGATTTACAAGTTCATCTATTTAAGCAAGGCCTCTTGGAAGGAGGCCATCGATAGGCTATCTGAGGAGTTTCCTGGGTCCAAGTTTGCTGAAAAGATTAAGGATTTCTTTTTAAAATCGAGCAGGGGAGTGATGAGGTGGAAACCATAA
- the fabZ gene encoding 3-hydroxyacyl-ACP dehydratase FabZ: MLKIDTIMKVLPHRYPFLLVDKILELKEDRIVGLKNVTINEPFFQGHFPGEPVMPGVLLLEAMGQVAAVMIVNREELRGKFTYLVGLDRVRFRRPVLPGDQLITEAWVKRVKKNMGIVEARGSVDGEVVAEATFLFVIRERLVQGEEYHGYEDRSESDS, translated from the coding sequence GTGCTCAAGATAGATACTATTATGAAGGTTCTGCCTCATCGTTATCCTTTTTTATTGGTAGATAAGATATTGGAGCTTAAGGAGGATAGGATAGTAGGCCTTAAGAATGTGACGATAAATGAGCCCTTCTTTCAGGGACACTTTCCTGGAGAGCCAGTTATGCCAGGGGTGCTTCTTCTGGAGGCTATGGGGCAGGTTGCGGCCGTAATGATAGTTAATAGGGAGGAGTTAAGGGGTAAGTTTACCTATCTTGTAGGGCTTGATAGGGTTCGGTTTAGGAGACCTGTGCTCCCTGGGGATCAGCTTATAACGGAAGCATGGGTTAAAAGGGTTAAGAAGAATATGGGAATAGTTGAGGCCAGGGGGTCGGTTGATGGTGAGGTGGTAGCTGAGGCTACCTTCCTTTTCGTGATAAGAGAAAGGCTTGTCCAGGGGGAAGAGTATCATGGCTACGAAGATAGATCCGAGAGCGATAGTTGA
- a CDS encoding HAD hydrolase family protein, with protein METIRKIKMLILDVDGVLTRGEIVWDSEGRESKLFNSLDGLGLKLLHDRGIRIVIITARKSVPTEFRFKDLGFGEIYQEVKDKLAKAKELSEKYGISSQEICFIGDDLNDLPLLLWVGFPVAVKNAVKEVKRVAKYITSLEGGKGAVREVVDLILAFSG; from the coding sequence GTGGAAACCATAAGAAAGATAAAGATGCTTATTCTTGATGTGGATGGAGTTTTAACTCGGGGAGAGATAGTTTGGGACTCCGAAGGGAGAGAATCCAAGCTCTTTAACTCTCTAGATGGATTGGGATTAAAGCTACTTCATGATAGGGGCATAAGGATTGTTATAATCACAGCGAGGAAGTCTGTTCCTACTGAGTTTAGGTTTAAGGATCTTGGCTTTGGAGAGATTTATCAAGAGGTGAAGGATAAGCTCGCTAAGGCTAAGGAGCTTTCGGAAAAGTATGGGATATCTTCTCAGGAGATCTGCTTTATTGGGGATGATTTAAATGACCTTCCTCTTCTTCTATGGGTTGGTTTTCCCGTTGCGGTTAAAAACGCTGTTAAAGAGGTAAAGCGGGTAGCTAAATATATAACCTCCCTTGAAGGGGGAAAGGGAGCGGTAAGGGAGGTTGTGGATTTAATCCTTGCGTTTAGTGGATAG